Proteins from one Niallia circulans genomic window:
- the miaA gene encoding tRNA (adenosine(37)-N6)-dimethylallyltransferase MiaA, whose product MNGLIDKEKVIVLIGPTAVGKTKLSIELAKKFNGEIISGDSMQIYRGMDIGTAKITNDEMEGIPHHLIDIVDSDEAFSVAEFQTLVRSKIKDITNRGKVPFIVGGTGLYIQSVLYDYQFQEAPTADPDYRASLEALADEKGTLEVHKMLEQIDPLTAASIHHHNVRRVIRALEIFHVTGNRMSELQENQSEEMLYDAAIIGLTMDRELLYERINLRVDKMMEEGLLPEVKHFFDAGLKDCQSIQAIGYKEIYKYFEGRSSLDDAVAELKQNSRRYAKRQLTWFRNKMSVKWFDMTDSVKSNDISKKIKEISRYLEGML is encoded by the coding sequence TTGAATGGTTTGATAGACAAGGAAAAAGTTATTGTATTAATCGGTCCGACAGCTGTTGGTAAAACAAAGCTGAGCATTGAATTAGCAAAAAAATTCAATGGCGAAATTATCAGCGGGGATTCGATGCAGATCTACAGAGGGATGGATATTGGGACCGCTAAGATCACAAACGATGAAATGGAAGGGATACCACACCATTTAATTGATATTGTTGATTCAGATGAGGCCTTTTCTGTAGCTGAATTTCAAACATTAGTCCGCAGCAAAATCAAGGATATTACAAATCGCGGCAAAGTGCCGTTTATTGTTGGTGGCACTGGCCTTTATATTCAATCCGTGCTGTATGATTATCAATTTCAGGAAGCACCAACAGCAGACCCAGACTACCGGGCATCGCTAGAGGCTCTTGCCGATGAAAAAGGCACATTAGAGGTTCATAAAATGCTCGAGCAAATCGATCCCTTAACAGCGGCAAGCATTCATCACCATAATGTTCGCAGAGTTATTCGTGCACTGGAGATTTTCCATGTGACAGGAAATCGAATGTCAGAGCTCCAAGAGAACCAAAGTGAGGAAATGCTGTATGACGCAGCCATTATTGGCTTGACGATGGATCGAGAATTATTATATGAAAGAATAAACCTCCGAGTCGACAAGATGATGGAGGAAGGACTTCTCCCAGAGGTGAAGCATTTCTTTGATGCCGGCTTAAAGGATTGCCAATCGATTCAAGCAATCGGCTACAAGGAAATTTATAAATATTTTGAAGGCAGATCTTCATTAGATGACGCTGTTGCAGAGTTAAAGCAAAACTCAAGAAGATATGCGAAAAGGCAATTAACTTGGTTTCGCAATAAAATGAGTGTAAAATGGTTTGATATGACAGATAGTGTCAAATCTAATGACATTTCTAAAAAAATAAAGGAAATTTCCCGCTATTTAGAAGGAATGCTTTAG
- the nadA gene encoding quinolinate synthase NadA: MNLLESVRQIPVHYMTMEMNELEERAKAVKDRLGDRLFILGHHYQKDEVFQFSDAAGDSLQLAQIAAANRKAEFIVFCGVHFMAETADILTTNDQKVYLPDMRAGCSMADMADIYETKRAWDVLTQTFGSTIIPLTYVNSTAAIKAFVGEHGGATVTSSNAEQLVEWALTKKERLLFLPDQHLGRNTAFNLGIPLEHMAIWDPIENELIFEGDLDKVKVILWKGHCSVHENFTTANIENVRKKHPDMKVIVHPECSREVVALSDMAGSTNYIITEIEQALPGTSFAVGTEMNLVNRIIQNHPDKHIISLNPYMCACLTMNRIDLPHLVWCLESLEDGFESNRILVEEAVASKARHALNKMLHR, from the coding sequence GTGAACTTATTAGAAAGTGTTAGACAGATTCCTGTGCATTATATGACTATGGAAATGAACGAACTTGAGGAGCGAGCAAAAGCAGTAAAAGATAGGCTTGGCGACAGATTATTCATTCTTGGTCACCATTATCAAAAGGATGAGGTGTTCCAATTTTCGGACGCAGCAGGTGACAGCCTGCAATTGGCCCAGATTGCTGCCGCAAACAGAAAAGCAGAATTTATTGTTTTTTGCGGTGTGCATTTTATGGCAGAAACAGCAGATATTCTGACAACCAATGATCAGAAGGTATATTTGCCTGACATGAGGGCAGGCTGTTCGATGGCCGATATGGCCGATATATACGAAACAAAGCGGGCCTGGGACGTTCTAACTCAAACCTTTGGAAGTACGATAATCCCGTTAACATATGTTAATTCAACTGCAGCTATCAAGGCATTTGTCGGCGAGCACGGTGGTGCGACCGTAACGTCTTCTAATGCAGAACAGCTGGTTGAATGGGCACTTACCAAAAAGGAAAGACTTCTGTTTCTCCCAGATCAGCATTTAGGCAGAAATACCGCCTTTAACCTCGGTATCCCTCTTGAGCATATGGCCATTTGGGACCCCATTGAAAATGAGTTAATATTTGAAGGGGATTTGGATAAGGTAAAGGTGATTTTATGGAAAGGGCATTGTTCTGTGCATGAAAACTTCACGACCGCCAATATTGAAAATGTCCGTAAAAAACACCCAGACATGAAAGTTATCGTTCATCCCGAATGCAGCCGCGAAGTTGTTGCCCTTTCAGATATGGCTGGCTCCACCAATTATATTATTACAGAGATTGAACAAGCTTTACCGGGCACATCCTTTGCTGTGGGAACCGAAATGAATCTCGTCAACAGAATAATTCAAAATCATCCGGATAAGCATATAATCAGCTTAAATCCTTATATGTGTGCATGCCTGACTATGAATCGAATTGACCTGCCCCATTTAGTGTGGTGTCTCGAATCGCTTGAGGACGGATTCGAGAGCAATCGCATCCTTGTCGAAGAGGCAGTAGCAAGCAAAGCGAGACATGCCCTCAACAAAATGCTGCACAGATAA
- the nadC gene encoding carboxylating nicotinate-nucleotide diphosphorylase, producing MNEIKLRQQLESFFNEDIGGGDITSDSIFPNSQEGEIIFLAKSTGLFCGKDIIKQGFFILDRKIDVRVHLEDGERIEPGQTIATVRGEIKNLLKGERVILNLIQRMSGIATLTNKAVEALNSGYTKICDTRKTTPGLRMLEKYAVTVGGGFNHRFGLYDAVMLKDNHISFAGGITEAVRAVKKSIGHMMKVEVETESFEQMHDALAAGADVIMFDNVSPEDIAKWIPHVPETVTTEASGGITLENLPAYKDCGVDYISLGFITHSATALDISVKASF from the coding sequence ATGAACGAAATAAAATTACGGCAGCAACTTGAAAGTTTTTTTAACGAAGATATCGGCGGTGGTGATATCACATCCGATAGCATTTTTCCAAATTCGCAGGAAGGCGAAATTATCTTCCTTGCTAAATCAACAGGGCTTTTTTGCGGAAAGGACATTATCAAGCAAGGCTTTTTTATTCTCGATCGCAAAATAGATGTTCGAGTCCATTTAGAGGACGGAGAAAGAATCGAGCCTGGCCAAACGATTGCCACTGTTAGAGGAGAAATTAAGAACCTGCTCAAGGGAGAAAGGGTTATTTTAAATCTTATCCAGAGAATGAGCGGAATTGCCACATTAACAAATAAAGCAGTAGAAGCATTAAACAGTGGTTATACAAAAATTTGTGATACAAGAAAAACAACACCAGGTCTGCGCATGCTAGAAAAATATGCAGTAACCGTCGGAGGCGGATTTAATCATCGCTTTGGATTATATGATGCAGTGATGCTTAAGGATAATCATATTTCCTTCGCTGGAGGAATAACAGAGGCAGTTCGGGCAGTCAAAAAATCAATAGGCCATATGATGAAAGTAGAAGTAGAAACCGAGTCATTCGAGCAAATGCACGATGCTTTAGCAGCAGGGGCAGATGTTATCATGTTTGATAACGTCTCACCAGAAGACATTGCCAAATGGATACCGCATGTTCCTGAAACGGTGACAACAGAAGCATCAGGCGGAATCACACTCGAAAATTTACCTGCTTATAAAGATTGTGGTGTCGATTATATTTCATTAGGATTTATCACCCATTCAGCAACAGCATTGGATATAAGCGTGAAAGCAAGCTTTTAG